In a single window of the Kiloniellales bacterium genome:
- a CDS encoding DUF3141 domain-containing protein, which yields MPPSKQIDRTQDQTQSTTQLPWQAFWDYATDCWQRNVLFADVMRQRGNQHLEHMAQPVQHVLNYDFDLVMDGRDLPRPANYGLVRIRPPAGIEVDDNKRPFVVIDPRAGHGPGIGGFKPDSQVGAILKAGHPCYFIGFVSEPVEGQTIEDVGGAELAFLEHVAELHPATEGKPCVIGNCQAGWAIMMLAAVAPDAVGPLLIAGSPLSYWAGVRGKNPMRYTGGLLGGTWLTALSGDLGHGIFDGAHLVSNFENLNPANTLWSKQYNLWSKIDTEPERYLAFERWWGGHVLLTDEEMQFIADELFVGNRLVQGKMQTSDGLAIDLRNIRSPIVVFCSHGDNITPPQQALQWILDLYQDVDEIRAYGQTFIYALHHDIGHLGIFVSGRVGKKEHTEFTQNMDLIDVLPPGLYEAVIREKTEEDSNVELAQGDYIISFEERSLDDIRALGEQDSDDERAFEAVARVSEINQGLYKTFLSPFLRGAVTEQGAKALRDTHPARLQYSLFSDQNPFMAWAKEAAETVRDNRQKVEDDNPFRMAEKQVSDGIVAWLDSWRELRDRAQEQLFFSIYESEFLQALVGLRSSSEERRKRTAARDPAREALVHEKIRDLKQRIASGGAAEAVVRALLYAGLPDGRIDERGFGALKVIHEQSPPAEQMALGEFKALVRDQFFMLLIDEEAAMRTLPDLLPTDPKARRKLFEEVLSVSTAAGPPSDIRRAHLRELATCFGLDPDVAVDGRKLEVVAKEQAEPQSDERPAPTAPVTRAPAARPRRRTAARQQTS from the coding sequence ATGCCGCCGTCCAAGCAGATCGATCGCACCCAAGATCAGACACAATCCACAACGCAGTTGCCGTGGCAGGCCTTCTGGGACTACGCGACGGATTGCTGGCAGCGCAACGTGCTCTTTGCCGACGTCATGCGCCAACGCGGCAACCAGCACCTGGAGCACATGGCGCAGCCGGTCCAGCATGTGCTGAACTACGATTTCGATCTGGTCATGGACGGACGCGATCTGCCTCGGCCGGCCAACTACGGCTTGGTCCGGATCCGCCCGCCGGCGGGGATAGAGGTCGATGATAACAAGCGTCCCTTCGTCGTCATCGACCCGAGGGCCGGGCACGGGCCGGGCATCGGCGGTTTCAAACCCGACAGCCAGGTCGGTGCCATACTGAAGGCTGGCCATCCCTGCTACTTCATCGGCTTCGTGTCGGAGCCGGTAGAGGGCCAGACCATCGAAGACGTCGGCGGTGCCGAGCTCGCCTTCCTGGAGCACGTCGCCGAGCTCCACCCCGCGACCGAAGGCAAGCCCTGCGTGATCGGCAATTGCCAGGCGGGCTGGGCGATCATGATGCTGGCGGCCGTGGCGCCCGACGCTGTCGGTCCGCTCCTGATCGCCGGTTCGCCCTTGTCGTATTGGGCCGGCGTGCGCGGTAAGAATCCCATGCGCTACACGGGCGGGCTTCTCGGCGGCACCTGGCTGACGGCGCTCTCCGGCGACCTCGGGCACGGCATCTTCGATGGGGCCCATCTGGTCTCCAACTTCGAGAACCTGAACCCGGCCAACACCCTGTGGTCCAAGCAGTACAACCTTTGGTCCAAGATCGACACCGAGCCGGAACGCTACCTGGCTTTCGAGCGCTGGTGGGGTGGCCACGTCCTGCTGACCGACGAGGAGATGCAGTTCATCGCCGACGAACTCTTCGTCGGCAACAGGCTCGTCCAGGGCAAGATGCAGACCTCCGACGGGCTTGCCATCGACCTGCGCAACATTCGGTCCCCGATCGTCGTGTTCTGCTCCCACGGCGACAACATCACGCCGCCCCAGCAAGCGCTGCAATGGATCCTGGACCTCTACCAGGACGTCGACGAGATTCGGGCCTACGGCCAGACGTTCATCTACGCGCTGCACCACGACATCGGCCATCTGGGGATCTTCGTCTCCGGCCGCGTGGGCAAGAAGGAGCACACCGAGTTCACCCAGAACATGGACCTGATCGATGTCCTGCCGCCGGGCCTCTACGAGGCCGTGATCCGCGAGAAGACGGAGGAGGACAGCAACGTCGAGCTCGCCCAAGGCGACTACATCATATCCTTCGAGGAGCGGAGCTTGGACGACATCCGCGCGCTGGGCGAGCAGGACAGCGACGACGAGCGCGCCTTCGAAGCGGTGGCCCGCGTTTCGGAGATCAATCAGGGCCTCTACAAGACCTTCCTGTCTCCCTTCCTGCGCGGCGCGGTGACGGAGCAAGGCGCCAAGGCGCTGCGGGATACGCACCCTGCACGCCTGCAGTACAGCTTGTTCTCGGACCAGAATCCCTTCATGGCCTGGGCCAAGGAGGCCGCCGAGACCGTGCGCGACAACCGGCAAAAGGTGGAAGACGACAACCCCTTCCGCATGGCCGAGAAACAGGTCTCGGACGGCATCGTCGCCTGGCTCGATTCCTGGCGCGAACTGCGTGACCGCGCCCAGGAACAGCTCTTCTTCTCGATCTACGAGTCGGAGTTCCTGCAGGCGCTGGTCGGGCTCAGGTCGAGCAGCGAGGAACGGCGCAAAAGGACCGCGGCGCGCGATCCTGCCCGCGAGGCCCTGGTTCACGAGAAGATCCGGGACCTCAAGCAAAGGATCGCATCGGGCGGAGCGGCAGAGGCCGTGGTGCGCGCCTTGCTCTACGCCGGGCTGCCCGACGGTCGGATCGACGAACGCGGCTTTGGCGCCCTGAAGGTAATCCACGAGCAGTCTCCGCCCGCCGAGCAGATGGCGCTGGGCGAATTCAAGGCGCTGGTCCGAGACCAGTTCTTCATGCTGCTGATCGACGAAGAGGCGGCGATGAGGACCCTGCCGGACCTGCTTCCGACGGATCCGAAGGCGCGGCGCAAGTTGTTCGAGGAGGTTCTGTCGGTCTCGACCGCGGCCGGTCCGCCGAGCGACATACGACGTGCGCACCTGCGCGAGCTGGCGACCTGCTTTGGTCTGGACCCCGATGTCGCTGTGGATGGACGGAAACTGGAGGTGGTCGCCAAGGAACAGGCTGAACCGCAATCCGACGAGCGACCCGCCCCGACCGCGCCGGTCACCCGGGCGCCGGCCGCCCGGCCGCGTCGCCGGACCGCTGCACGACAGCAAACCTCCTGA
- a CDS encoding acetate/propionate family kinase, with amino-acid sequence MSETILVLNAGSSSIKFQLFAIGGGTPSRLFKGQIEGIGAKPRLTAKDAEGAALVETAFEPSEVANLPSALAILRDWLEERLAGNLPVAIGHRVVHGGPSFDQAVLIDDAVLAELEHFVSLAPLHQPNNLAPIKAIRELLPDILQVACFDTAFHRNHGELADRFALPGRFYDMGIRRYGFHGLSYEYIAGVLPEVAPQIARGRVIAAHLGSGASLCAIDRGRSVDSTMGFTALDGLPMGTRPGQLDPGVVLFLISHEGMSPQEVERLLYHDCGLKGLSGVSNDVRDLLASEEPGARLALDYFAFRVAKEVGALTSVLGGIDALIFTAGVGENAPEVRRDICERLAWLGISVDDEANRQNAAQISRKGTRPLVYVVPTDEERMIATHALRIVGAGVDA; translated from the coding sequence ATGTCGGAGACGATCCTCGTCCTCAACGCCGGCTCGTCGAGCATCAAGTTCCAGCTTTTCGCGATCGGCGGGGGGACGCCGTCGCGCCTTTTCAAGGGTCAGATAGAGGGTATTGGTGCGAAGCCGCGCCTGACGGCGAAGGATGCCGAGGGCGCAGCGCTCGTCGAGACCGCCTTCGAGCCCTCCGAAGTCGCCAACCTGCCGAGCGCGCTGGCGATCCTGCGGGACTGGCTGGAAGAACGGCTGGCCGGCAACCTGCCGGTTGCCATCGGCCATCGCGTTGTGCACGGGGGGCCGAGCTTCGACCAAGCGGTGCTGATCGATGACGCGGTCCTTGCAGAGCTTGAGCACTTTGTCTCACTGGCGCCCCTGCATCAGCCCAATAACCTGGCGCCGATTAAGGCGATCCGAGAGCTCCTTCCGGACATCCTGCAGGTGGCGTGCTTCGATACGGCCTTTCACCGCAATCACGGGGAGCTGGCGGATCGTTTTGCGCTTCCCGGCCGCTTCTACGACATGGGGATTCGGCGCTACGGCTTCCACGGCCTGTCATACGAATACATCGCGGGTGTGCTACCGGAAGTGGCGCCGCAGATCGCCCGCGGCCGCGTGATCGCCGCCCACCTGGGAAGCGGCGCGTCGCTCTGCGCCATCGACCGAGGGCGGAGCGTTGACAGCACGATGGGCTTCACCGCTCTCGACGGGCTTCCTATGGGCACGCGACCGGGTCAGCTCGACCCGGGGGTCGTTCTTTTCCTGATCTCGCACGAAGGCATGAGCCCGCAGGAGGTGGAGCGATTGCTCTACCACGATTGCGGTCTCAAGGGCTTGTCTGGGGTCAGCAACGATGTCCGCGACCTGCTCGCCAGCGAAGAGCCCGGTGCCCGCTTGGCCCTCGACTACTTCGCTTTTCGTGTCGCCAAGGAGGTGGGCGCCTTGACCTCGGTGCTCGGCGGCATCGACGCGCTGATCTTCACCGCCGGAGTCGGCGAGAACGCCCCGGAGGTACGCCGCGACATCTGCGAGCGTTTAGCCTGGCTGGGGATCTCTGTAGACGATGAGGCCAATCGGCAGAACGCTGCGCAAATCAGTCGAAAAGGCACGCGCCCCTTGGTCTATGTCGTTCCGACCGACGAAGAGCGGATGATCGCAACTCACGCGTTGCGTATCGTCGGCGCCGGCGTCGATGCTTGA
- the fabI gene encoding enoyl-ACP reductase FabI, with protein sequence MFTPEALTLEGKKGLILGIANDQSIAYGCAKAFKVFGAEDLAITYLNEKAKPYVQPLAEELEAGIFMPLDARVDGQMEEVFGEIEHRWGRLDFALHSIAFAPKEDLQGRLTDTSRDGFLLAMDVSCHSFIRMARLAEPLMTNGGALFTMSYYGADKVIENYNLMGPVKSALESATRYLAWELGRKGIRVLAISPGPLKTRAASGIKDFDEFLDRATAEAPAGRLVTIEDVGVACAGLATDASKLITGKTVYIDGGLHIMG encoded by the coding sequence ATGTTCACACCGGAAGCCCTCACGCTGGAAGGCAAGAAGGGGCTGATCCTCGGGATCGCGAATGACCAGTCAATCGCCTATGGTTGCGCCAAGGCCTTCAAGGTCTTCGGGGCCGAGGACCTCGCCATCACCTACCTGAACGAAAAGGCGAAGCCCTATGTCCAGCCGCTTGCTGAGGAACTCGAGGCCGGGATCTTTATGCCGCTCGACGCTCGTGTCGACGGCCAAATGGAAGAGGTATTTGGGGAGATCGAGCACCGCTGGGGGCGGCTTGACTTCGCCTTGCACTCGATTGCCTTCGCACCGAAGGAGGACCTGCAAGGCCGGCTGACCGACACCTCGCGCGACGGCTTTCTGCTCGCCATGGACGTATCCTGCCATTCCTTCATCCGGATGGCGCGCCTGGCCGAGCCGCTCATGACGAACGGGGGCGCCCTCTTCACCATGAGCTACTACGGCGCCGACAAGGTGATCGAGAACTACAACCTGATGGGACCGGTCAAATCCGCGCTGGAATCGGCGACGCGATATCTGGCCTGGGAACTCGGACGCAAGGGCATTCGGGTTCTCGCGATCTCTCCGGGCCCGCTGAAAACGCGCGCGGCCTCGGGCATTAAGGACTTCGACGAGTTCCTGGACCGCGCTACGGCCGAGGCGCCGGCCGGCCGATTGGTCACGATCGAGGATGTCGGGGTCGCCTGTGCGGGTCTTGCCACCGACGCCTCAAAACTGATCACCGGCAAGACCGTCTATATCGACGGCGGGCTGCACATCATGGGGTGA
- a CDS encoding PA2779 family protein produces MTVFNRFCRALAMPLALVILFVSLPANLAQAAMVSTDQVLAESETESDRARVLAFLAREDVRQQITALGVDPDEATRRVQGLSDVEIAKIVDQMDQEPAGQGIVVILVATILIIFLIFIITDLVGATDIFPFINPI; encoded by the coding sequence ATGACCGTTTTCAATCGCTTCTGCCGGGCCTTGGCAATGCCCTTGGCGCTCGTCATCCTCTTCGTTTCCCTGCCGGCCAATCTGGCTCAAGCCGCGATGGTCTCCACCGATCAGGTCCTGGCTGAGAGCGAGACCGAGTCGGACCGGGCGCGCGTGCTCGCTTTCCTGGCTCGCGAGGACGTGCGGCAGCAGATCACAGCCCTGGGAGTCGATCCCGACGAAGCGACCCGGCGGGTCCAGGGCCTCTCCGATGTCGAGATCGCGAAGATCGTCGATCAGATGGACCAAGAGCCGGCCGGCCAGGGGATCGTGGTCATCCTTGTGGCGACGATCCTTATCATCTTCTTGATCTTCATCATCACGGACCTGGTCGGCGCCACCGACATATTCCCCTTTATCAATCCGATCTGA
- a CDS encoding PA2778 family cysteine peptidase, with the protein MTGLILAVGLAACTATQSERLREQPGDLPARAEVAEVPFFPQERYYCGPAALAMVLAWSGSPVTAQDLVPQVYTPGREGTLRSDILGGARRNGRLAVETRRLEALLAELAAGHPVLVFQNLGLDLLPQWHFAVAIGYDLTEGTITLHSGTEARRRFDLATFERTWRRGDFWALTVLAPDRLPATARQREVVEAAAGLERAGRLSEAETAYAAVLERWPESHAALMGLGNTRYASKNAAGAETAFRRAIELRPDAAAAWNNLAYALKALGRRTEAISAAERAVALGGTQTTRYRESLREILDDKP; encoded by the coding sequence TTGACAGGCCTGATCCTGGCTGTGGGGCTTGCCGCCTGCACTGCGACGCAAAGCGAGCGGCTGCGGGAACAGCCGGGCGATCTGCCGGCGCGTGCAGAGGTCGCCGAGGTGCCGTTTTTCCCGCAGGAACGCTACTACTGTGGCCCGGCGGCCCTGGCCATGGTTCTTGCCTGGTCCGGCTCACCGGTCACGGCGCAGGACCTGGTGCCGCAGGTCTACACGCCCGGGCGGGAAGGTACGCTGCGCAGCGACATCCTGGGCGGCGCACGCCGCAACGGCCGCCTTGCGGTCGAGACCCGACGCCTGGAGGCTTTGCTCGCCGAGCTGGCGGCTGGGCATCCGGTTCTGGTCTTCCAGAATCTGGGGCTCGATCTCCTGCCGCAGTGGCACTTCGCCGTTGCGATCGGCTACGACCTGACCGAAGGGACCATCACCCTGCATTCGGGAACCGAGGCCAGGCGCAGGTTCGACCTGGCGACCTTCGAGCGGACCTGGCGGCGGGGTGACTTCTGGGCGCTGACAGTCCTGGCCCCCGATCGCCTGCCGGCCACGGCGAGGCAACGTGAGGTGGTCGAAGCGGCCGCCGGGCTCGAGCGAGCCGGGCGCCTTTCAGAGGCCGAAACCGCCTATGCGGCGGTCCTGGAGCGCTGGCCGGAAAGCCATGCCGCCCTCATGGGGCTCGGCAACACCCGCTATGCGTCAAAGAACGCTGCCGGCGCGGAGACCGCCTTTCGGCGTGCGATCGAGCTGCGTCCCGACGCGGCGGCGGCTTGGAACAACCTGGCCTACGCCTTGAAGGCGCTCGGCCGCCGGACGGAAGCAATCTCGGCCGCGGAGCGGGCGGTGGCATTGGGCGGCACGCAGACGACGCGCTATCGGGAAAGCCTTCGGGAGATCCTTGACGACAAGCCTTGA
- a CDS encoding ABC transporter ATP-binding protein translates to MDAKPTSYGGDAIVRFERVQKSYDGTLLVVKDLNLEVRRGEFLTLLGPSGSGKTTVLMMLAGFETATYGAISLNGEPINNVPPHKRGIGMVFQNYALFPHMTVAENLAFPLEVRRLPKSGIEEKVRRALEMVRLGGFEHRRPGQLSGGQQQRVAVARALVFEPDLVLMDEPLGALDKNLREEMQYEIKHIHENLGVSIVYVTHDQSEALTMSNRIAVFNDGRIQQLAAPDDLYERPENAFVAQFIGENNRLSGQVSRLNGTSCAVDLDDGGGRVQALAVKVAGEQARTTLSLRPERVAINPEDGAFPNVFEARVQELIYLGDHIRTRVSLCGKDDFIIKVPNAQGHAMLREGEQVRVGWALEDCRALDA, encoded by the coding sequence TTGGACGCCAAACCCACGTCATACGGCGGCGATGCGATCGTACGTTTCGAGCGCGTGCAGAAGAGCTATGACGGCACTCTGCTCGTGGTCAAGGATCTCAACCTGGAGGTCCGGAGGGGCGAGTTTCTGACCCTTCTGGGGCCTTCGGGGTCGGGCAAGACCACGGTCCTGATGATGCTGGCAGGCTTCGAGACGGCAACCTATGGCGCCATCTCCCTGAACGGCGAGCCGATCAACAACGTGCCGCCGCATAAACGCGGAATCGGCATGGTGTTCCAGAACTACGCCCTGTTTCCTCACATGACGGTTGCCGAGAATCTCGCCTTTCCGCTGGAGGTGCGGCGGCTGCCCAAAAGCGGGATCGAGGAGAAGGTCCGACGTGCCCTGGAAATGGTGCGCCTGGGCGGTTTCGAGCATCGGCGACCCGGGCAGCTGTCCGGCGGCCAGCAGCAGCGCGTGGCCGTCGCCCGCGCCCTGGTCTTCGAACCCGATCTGGTTCTGATGGACGAGCCACTGGGGGCTTTGGACAAGAACCTCCGCGAAGAGATGCAGTACGAGATCAAGCACATCCACGAGAACCTGGGGGTCAGCATCGTCTACGTCACCCACGACCAGTCGGAGGCGCTGACCATGTCGAACCGAATCGCCGTCTTCAACGACGGCCGGATCCAGCAGCTGGCCGCCCCGGACGATCTCTACGAGCGTCCAGAGAACGCCTTCGTCGCCCAGTTCATCGGCGAGAACAACCGTTTGAGTGGCCAGGTCAGCCGGCTCAACGGGACGTCCTGCGCGGTAGATCTCGACGACGGCGGCGGCCGGGTCCAGGCCCTGGCGGTCAAGGTCGCCGGCGAGCAGGCCCGCACCACCTTGTCGCTGCGCCCCGAACGGGTCGCCATCAATCCAGAGGACGGCGCCTTTCCGAACGTCTTCGAGGCCCGCGTGCAGGAGCTGATCTATCTGGGCGATCACATCCGGACCCGGGTCAGCCTCTGCGGCAAGGACGACTTCATCATCAAGGTTCCCAACGCCCAAGGCCATGCCATGCTGCGCGAAGGCGAGCAGGTGCGCGTCGGCTGGGCGCTGGAGGACTGCAGGGCGCTTGATGCCTAG
- a CDS encoding ABC transporter substrate-binding protein, whose amino-acid sequence MKRDLKKSCLAIAGASALGVWTAMPALAADSLTVVSWGGAYTKSQVEAYHKPYTEKTGIKILSENYNGGLAEIKAQVEAGNVNWDLVDLELADVVRGCDEGLLETLDLDALPAAPDGKAARDDFIAGTLHECGVATIIWSTIYAYDDTKFSGGKPTTLADFFDTGKFPGKRGMRKTPKVNLEFALMADGVPSNKVYEVLATPEGVDRAFAKLDTIKDDVIWWEAGAQPPQLLADGEVAMTTAYNGRIFNAQAQENKPFVIVWDGQVWDIDLWGIPKGAKNKDAAMEFIKFSTDTQRLADQAAWISYGPARQSSIPLIGNHADAGVPMAPHMPTAPENFRTAVQNDFEFWADYQDELNERFNAWLAR is encoded by the coding sequence ATGAAACGTGATCTGAAGAAATCCTGCTTGGCCATCGCCGGCGCCTCGGCTTTGGGGGTTTGGACCGCCATGCCGGCGCTTGCGGCGGACAGCTTGACCGTCGTGTCCTGGGGCGGCGCCTACACGAAGAGCCAGGTGGAGGCCTACCACAAGCCCTATACCGAGAAGACCGGCATCAAGATTCTGTCGGAGAACTACAACGGCGGCTTGGCCGAGATCAAAGCCCAGGTCGAGGCCGGCAACGTCAACTGGGACCTAGTCGATCTTGAGCTGGCGGACGTGGTTCGTGGCTGCGACGAGGGCCTGCTCGAGACTCTGGACTTGGATGCCCTCCCGGCCGCGCCGGACGGCAAGGCGGCGCGCGACGACTTCATCGCCGGTACGCTGCACGAGTGTGGGGTCGCGACCATCATCTGGTCGACGATCTACGCTTACGACGACACCAAGTTCTCTGGCGGCAAGCCGACCACCCTGGCCGACTTCTTCGATACGGGGAAGTTTCCGGGCAAGCGCGGCATGCGCAAGACGCCCAAGGTCAACCTAGAGTTTGCCCTGATGGCCGACGGCGTGCCCTCGAACAAGGTCTACGAGGTGTTGGCGACCCCGGAAGGCGTCGATCGGGCCTTCGCCAAGCTCGACACCATCAAGGACGATGTCATCTGGTGGGAGGCCGGCGCCCAGCCGCCGCAGCTTCTGGCCGACGGCGAAGTCGCCATGACCACGGCCTACAATGGCCGGATCTTCAACGCCCAGGCGCAGGAGAACAAGCCCTTCGTCATCGTCTGGGACGGCCAGGTTTGGGACATCGACCTCTGGGGCATTCCCAAAGGCGCCAAAAACAAGGACGCGGCCATGGAGTTCATCAAGTTCTCCACCGACACCCAGCGCCTCGCCGATCAGGCCGCCTGGATCTCCTACGGTCCGGCGCGGCAGTCGTCGATCCCGCTGATCGGCAACCACGCCGACGCGGGTGTACCGATGGCTCCGCACATGCCGACGGCGCCGGAGAACTTCCGGACCGCGGTGCAGAACGACTTCGAGTTCTGGGCCGATTACCAGGACGAGTTGAACGAGCGCTTCAACGCCTGGCTGGCGAGGTAG
- a CDS encoding ABC transporter permease, with translation MVDIAGSTQSTAAMTTADGRPLALALRHAERIKRWKALFLVLPLLLFLGATFLYPIALMLFRSVENPVVAENLPRTLEALEAWDGKDLPDEEVFAALAVDLGEARKNKTFGRLATRVNQELSGTRTMIMRTARRVARFEAPFKDAITEAHPGWSRLSTWAAIKRLGDRYTPIQYLAAVDLGYDVQGDIVAQPENRQIYRNLFLRTFWMSVAVTLACLALGYPIAYLLASLPARYANLLMILVLLPFWTSLLVRTTSWIVLLQTQGVLNDLLVWLGIIGDDQRIQMIFNAQGTVVAMTQILLPFMILPLYSVMKTIPESYMRAAQSLGAPRFYAYWRVYLPNTLPGIGAGCLLVFILAIGYYITPALVGGEDGQMISNLIAFHMQKSLNWSLAAALGGILLVGVIALYWLYNRLVGVERLKLG, from the coding sequence ATGGTGGACATCGCAGGGAGCACCCAGTCGACGGCGGCCATGACGACCGCGGACGGGCGGCCGCTGGCACTGGCCCTGCGCCATGCTGAACGGATCAAGCGATGGAAGGCGCTGTTCCTAGTTCTGCCGCTCTTGCTCTTCCTCGGCGCGACCTTCCTGTATCCCATCGCGCTGATGCTGTTCCGCTCGGTCGAGAACCCGGTGGTCGCGGAAAATCTGCCGCGGACCCTCGAGGCGCTCGAGGCCTGGGACGGCAAGGACCTGCCCGACGAAGAGGTCTTCGCCGCCCTGGCGGTGGACCTTGGCGAGGCGAGGAAGAACAAGACCTTCGGCCGCCTGGCGACCCGGGTCAATCAGGAGCTGAGCGGCACGCGGACCATGATCATGCGCACGGCCCGGCGGGTCGCGCGCTTCGAGGCGCCCTTCAAGGACGCGATCACTGAAGCTCACCCCGGTTGGTCACGGCTCTCGACCTGGGCCGCGATCAAGCGCCTCGGTGACCGCTACACGCCGATCCAGTACCTGGCCGCCGTGGACCTGGGCTACGACGTGCAAGGCGACATCGTCGCCCAGCCCGAAAACCGGCAGATCTACCGCAACCTCTTCCTGCGCACCTTTTGGATGAGCGTGGCGGTCACCCTGGCCTGCCTGGCGCTCGGCTATCCGATCGCCTACCTGCTGGCCTCGCTGCCGGCTCGCTATGCCAACCTGCTGATGATCCTGGTCCTGCTGCCCTTCTGGACCTCGCTGCTGGTCCGCACGACCTCCTGGATCGTGCTGCTCCAGACCCAGGGCGTGCTCAACGATCTGCTGGTCTGGCTGGGCATCATCGGCGACGACCAGCGCATCCAGATGATCTTCAACGCCCAGGGTACCGTGGTCGCCATGACCCAGATCCTACTGCCCTTCATGATCCTGCCGCTCTACAGCGTCATGAAGACCATTCCCGAGAGCTACATGCGGGCCGCTCAGTCGCTGGGCGCCCCGCGGTTCTACGCTTACTGGCGGGTCTATCTGCCGAACACCCTGCCGGGCATCGGGGCGGGCTGCCTGCTCGTCTTCATCCTGGCCATCGGCTACTACATCACACCCGCCCTGGTCGGCGGCGAGGACGGCCAGATGATCTCCAACCTCATCGCCTTCCACATGCAGAAAAGCCTGAATTGGAGTCTGGCGGCCGCCCTGGGCGGCATCCTCCTGGTCGGCGTGATCGCGCTCTACTGGCTCTACAACCGGCTGGTCGGCGTCGAGCGGCTCAAGCTGGGGTAG
- a CDS encoding ABC transporter permease produces MISLPPHAGPLERIWHYLFLLICVLVFGFLIAPLLVILPLSFNAEPYFTFTEGMLSLDPEAYSLRWYEALFDTNPNRENKWLEAIPNSLWIALCSTLLATVLGTLAALGLSRAEMPFRNLIMGLLISPMIVPLIITAAGIFFFYASLNEYLQLTGSFVGIVLAHTVLGTPFVVITVTATLIGFDQSLVRAGLMCGATPTRVFFKVVLPLILPGVISGALFAFVTSFDEIVVVLFVGSVEYQTIPRQMWAGIREEISPIILAVATLLICVSTLLMIAVEVLRRYNERQRGVTPS; encoded by the coding sequence ATGATCTCCCTGCCGCCTCATGCCGGTCCGCTCGAGCGCATCTGGCACTACCTTTTCCTGCTGATCTGCGTGCTGGTTTTCGGTTTCCTGATCGCGCCGCTGCTGGTCATCCTGCCCCTGTCCTTCAACGCCGAACCCTACTTCACCTTCACCGAGGGGATGCTGTCGTTGGATCCCGAGGCCTATTCGCTGCGGTGGTACGAGGCCCTCTTCGACACCAACCCGAACCGGGAAAACAAATGGCTGGAGGCGATCCCCAACTCGCTTTGGATCGCGCTCTGCTCGACCTTGCTGGCGACGGTTCTCGGGACCTTGGCGGCCCTGGGCCTGAGCCGTGCGGAGATGCCTTTTCGCAATCTGATCATGGGGCTACTGATCTCGCCCATGATCGTGCCGCTGATCATCACGGCGGCCGGCATCTTCTTCTTCTACGCAAGCCTAAACGAGTACCTGCAACTGACCGGTTCCTTTGTCGGAATCGTCCTGGCGCACACGGTCCTGGGGACGCCCTTCGTGGTCATCACGGTGACCGCGACCCTGATCGGCTTCGATCAGTCCCTGGTGCGCGCCGGCCTGATGTGCGGGGCGACCCCGACCCGCGTCTTCTTCAAGGTCGTGCTGCCCCTGATCCTGCCCGGCGTGATCTCCGGCGCGCTCTTCGCCTTCGTCACCTCCTTCGACGAGATCGTGGTGGTGCTCTTCGTCGGCAGCGTCGAGTACCAGACCATCCCGCGGCAGATGTGGGCCGGCATCCGCGAGGAGATCAGCCCGATCATCCTGGCGGTGGCGACTCTGCTGATCTGCGTTTCCACCCTCCTGATGATCGCGGTCGAGGTGCTGCGGCGCTACAACGAGCGGCAGCGCGGCGTCACGCCGAGCTGA